A part of Anaeromyxobacter diazotrophicus genomic DNA contains:
- a CDS encoding 2-hydroxychromene-2-carboxylate isomerase, which yields MATLELFYDFVSPYSYFASTRVEALAARTGATLRFRPFLLGGVLKATDNKAPADTPAKYAHLKVDTARWAKRLGVPFRFPTVHPFSTVLAMRCALAAEVRGQLVPFTHAAFRAAWAEDRDLTKPEVLAGIASSVGLDGPALVAAAPDFKAALVANTEEAVRRGSFGAPSLFVGDELFVGNDRLDFVEEALRGA from the coding sequence TTGGCGACGCTCGAGCTCTTCTACGACTTCGTCTCGCCCTACTCCTACTTCGCCTCGACCCGGGTCGAGGCGCTGGCGGCCCGCACCGGCGCCACCCTCCGCTTCCGCCCCTTCCTCCTCGGCGGCGTGCTCAAGGCCACGGACAACAAGGCGCCCGCCGACACCCCCGCCAAGTACGCCCACCTCAAGGTGGACACCGCGCGCTGGGCGAAGCGGCTCGGCGTGCCGTTCAGGTTCCCCACCGTCCACCCGTTCTCGACCGTCCTCGCCATGCGGTGCGCGCTCGCCGCGGAGGTGCGGGGCCAGCTCGTCCCGTTCACCCACGCCGCCTTCCGCGCCGCCTGGGCCGAGGACCGCGACCTGACGAAGCCGGAGGTGCTGGCCGGGATCGCCTCCTCGGTCGGGCTCGACGGCCCCGCCCTGGTAGCCGCCGCGCCCGACTTCAAGGCCGCGCTGGTGGCGAACACCGAGGAGGCGGTGCGGCGAGGGTCGTTCGGCGCCCCCAGCCTGTTCGTCGGCGACGAGCTGTTCGTGGGCAACGATCGGCTCGACTTCGTGGAGGAGGCGCTCCGCGGCGCTTGA
- the rimO gene encoding 30S ribosomal protein S12 methylthiotransferase RimO: MPTHVYMHTLGCPKNRVDSEVMLGTLADAGYRLVQEPERADVIVVNTCGFIESAKQESIAAIVELADQKAAGRCKKLVVAGCLTQRYHAELAAELPEVDHFVGTGAYQDIARIVADAQASRVIVPDPDFVHAASTPRVNSLPSHTAYLKIAEGCDNACAFCIIPALRGPQRSRPVADLVAEAEALAADGAVELSLVAQDLTAWGQDLPGRPRLHELLPALCRVDGLRWLRLHYAYPRDFPDALIEVMASEPAIVKYLDMPLQHSSDRLLRAMKRGRDSQFLRDLLAKLRARVPGLALRTSLIVGLPGETEADFQDLLAFVREQRFERLGVFEYSREEGTPAAAMDGQVPEELKRERFQAVMEVQRDLAAAHQRAMIGRRLEVLVEGASEESEHLLQGRHAQQAPEIDGLTYLNEVAIPGEPEAAVYPGDLVTVEVTDAGDYDLVGRVVARDARPRRAPQARKAPRTSGLRVLG; the protein is encoded by the coding sequence GTGCCGACCCACGTCTACATGCACACCCTCGGCTGCCCGAAGAACAGGGTGGACAGCGAGGTCATGCTCGGCACCCTGGCCGACGCCGGCTACCGGCTGGTGCAGGAGCCGGAGCGCGCCGACGTCATCGTCGTCAACACCTGCGGCTTCATCGAGAGCGCGAAGCAGGAGTCCATCGCCGCCATCGTGGAGCTGGCCGACCAGAAGGCGGCCGGGCGCTGCAAGAAGCTGGTGGTGGCGGGCTGCCTCACCCAGCGCTACCACGCCGAGCTCGCCGCCGAGCTGCCCGAGGTGGACCACTTCGTCGGCACCGGCGCGTACCAGGACATCGCGCGCATCGTGGCGGACGCGCAGGCCTCGCGCGTCATCGTCCCCGACCCCGACTTCGTCCACGCCGCCTCGACGCCGCGCGTGAACTCGCTCCCGTCGCACACCGCCTACCTCAAGATCGCCGAGGGGTGCGACAACGCCTGCGCCTTCTGCATCATCCCGGCGCTGCGCGGCCCGCAGCGCTCGCGGCCGGTGGCGGACCTGGTGGCCGAGGCGGAGGCGCTCGCGGCCGACGGTGCGGTGGAGCTGTCGCTCGTGGCGCAGGACCTCACCGCCTGGGGGCAGGATCTGCCCGGCCGGCCCCGGCTGCACGAGCTCCTCCCCGCGCTCTGCCGCGTGGACGGCCTGCGCTGGCTCCGGCTCCACTACGCCTACCCGCGCGACTTCCCCGACGCGCTCATCGAGGTGATGGCGAGCGAGCCGGCCATCGTGAAGTACCTCGACATGCCCCTCCAGCACAGCTCGGACCGGCTGCTCCGCGCCATGAAGCGCGGGCGGGACAGCCAGTTCCTGCGCGACCTGCTGGCGAAGCTGCGCGCGCGCGTGCCGGGCCTCGCGCTGCGCACCTCGCTGATCGTGGGCCTCCCCGGCGAGACCGAGGCGGACTTCCAGGACCTGCTCGCGTTCGTGCGGGAGCAGCGCTTCGAGCGGCTCGGCGTCTTCGAGTACTCGCGCGAGGAGGGCACGCCCGCCGCCGCCATGGACGGGCAGGTCCCGGAGGAGCTGAAGCGCGAGCGCTTCCAGGCGGTGATGGAGGTGCAGCGCGACCTCGCCGCCGCGCACCAGCGGGCGATGATCGGGCGGCGGCTCGAGGTGCTGGTGGAGGGCGCGAGCGAGGAGTCCGAGCACCTGCTGCAGGGGCGCCACGCGCAGCAGGCGCCGGAGATCGACGGCCTCACCTACCTCAACGAGGTCGCCATCCCCGGCGAGCCGGAGGCCGCGGTCTACCCGGGCGACCTGGTCACGGTCGAGGTGACCGACGCCGGCGACTACGACCTCGTCGGCCGGGTGGTGGCGCGGGACGCCCGCCCCCGGCGAGCGCCCCAGGCGCGGAAGGCGCCGCGGACGAGCGGGCTGCGGGTGCTGGGGTAG
- the amrS gene encoding AmmeMemoRadiSam system radical SAM enzyme, which produces MQARYFEREEDGRLRCTLCPRACRLADGQAGFCFVRQNVGGRMVSLAYGRSTGFAVDPIEKKPLDHFFPGTNVLSFGTAGCNLGCRFCQNWSISKARVAERRSQQWGPREVVDLAIEAACPAIAFTYNDPVIWAEYAIDVAKEARARGLKTVFVTAGYVAERAREEIFAHMDATNVDLKGFTEDFYRKVTLAHLAPVLETLAWLARTDVWVEVTNLVIPGLNDSPAEARALAAWVGEHMGAEVPLHFTAFHPDFRMLDVPPTPPETLARARAAALEVGLRHVYTGNVHDREGQTTRCAGCGEALIVRDALALASYRLAGDRCPRCGAKLAGRFGAAPRTPGDGRPRYLGLA; this is translated from the coding sequence GTGCAGGCGCGGTACTTCGAGCGCGAAGAGGACGGGCGGCTCCGCTGCACGCTCTGTCCCCGCGCCTGCCGCCTCGCCGACGGGCAGGCCGGCTTCTGCTTCGTGCGGCAGAACGTGGGCGGCCGGATGGTCTCGCTCGCCTACGGCCGGTCCACCGGCTTCGCGGTGGACCCCATCGAGAAGAAGCCGCTCGACCACTTCTTCCCCGGCACGAACGTCCTCTCGTTCGGCACCGCCGGCTGCAACCTGGGCTGCCGCTTCTGCCAGAACTGGAGCATCTCCAAGGCGCGCGTCGCCGAGCGGCGCTCCCAGCAGTGGGGGCCGCGCGAGGTGGTGGACCTCGCCATCGAGGCGGCCTGCCCCGCCATCGCGTTCACCTACAACGACCCGGTCATCTGGGCCGAGTACGCCATCGACGTGGCCAAGGAGGCGCGCGCGCGGGGCCTCAAGACCGTCTTCGTCACCGCGGGCTACGTCGCCGAGCGGGCGCGCGAGGAGATCTTCGCGCACATGGACGCGACCAACGTCGACCTGAAGGGCTTCACCGAGGACTTCTACCGCAAGGTGACGCTCGCGCACCTGGCGCCGGTGCTGGAGACCCTCGCCTGGCTGGCGAGGACGGACGTCTGGGTGGAGGTGACGAACCTCGTCATCCCGGGCTTGAACGACTCGCCCGCCGAGGCGCGCGCGCTCGCCGCCTGGGTGGGCGAGCACATGGGGGCGGAGGTCCCGCTCCACTTCACCGCCTTCCACCCGGACTTTCGCATGCTGGACGTGCCGCCCACGCCGCCCGAGACGCTCGCCCGCGCCCGCGCGGCGGCGCTCGAGGTGGGGCTCCGCCACGTCTACACCGGCAACGTGCACGACCGGGAAGGGCAGACCACCCGCTGCGCCGGCTGCGGCGAGGCCCTCATCGTCCGCGACGCGCTGGCGCTCGCGAGCTACCGGCTCGCGGGGGACCGCTGCCCGCGCTGCGGCGCGAAGCTGGCGGGGCGCTTCGGCGCCGCTCCCCGGACGCCCGGCGACGGCCGGCCGCGCTACCTCGGCCTGGCCTGA
- the lolA gene encoding outer membrane lipoprotein chaperone LolA: MIAALAALALAATPAAPAGARDAATLAREVQAYYDRTKDLEARFVQTYTYAAFGRSQTSRGTLRVKKPGKLRWDYAAPSQKTVLVNGAKLVQWEPEVNQAYVDDHFDATALSAAVTFLVGQGRLDREFAFSTDAEGRLVLTPRQPDGRVREVVLTVGEGGVVTATRVVDGSGNTNALEFEDVKRNPGLKDSVFELKLPEDVHYVKAQ; the protein is encoded by the coding sequence ATGATCGCCGCCCTCGCCGCCCTCGCCCTCGCCGCCACCCCCGCCGCGCCCGCGGGCGCCCGGGACGCCGCCACCCTCGCCCGCGAGGTGCAGGCCTACTACGACCGCACGAAGGACCTCGAGGCGCGCTTCGTCCAGACCTACACCTACGCCGCCTTCGGCCGCAGCCAGACCTCGCGCGGCACGCTCCGGGTGAAGAAGCCCGGCAAGCTGCGCTGGGACTACGCGGCGCCGTCGCAGAAGACCGTCCTCGTGAACGGCGCGAAGCTGGTGCAGTGGGAGCCGGAGGTGAACCAGGCCTACGTGGACGACCACTTCGACGCCACCGCGCTCAGCGCCGCGGTCACCTTCCTCGTCGGGCAGGGCCGCCTCGACCGGGAGTTCGCCTTCTCCACCGACGCGGAGGGGCGGCTCGTCCTCACGCCGCGCCAGCCCGACGGCCGGGTGCGCGAGGTGGTGCTGACGGTGGGCGAGGGCGGCGTGGTCACCGCCACCCGGGTCGTGGACGGCTCCGGCAACACCAACGCGCTCGAGTTCGAGGACGTGAAGCGGAACCCGGGGCTCAAGGACTCGGTGTTCGAGCTGAAGCTCCCGGAGGACGTCCACTACGTGAAGGCGCAGTAG
- a CDS encoding ArnT family glycosyltransferase: MLRARRRVLLAASALALGALAARALAFAPTELYSDEAYYWLWSLRPAPGYFDHPPLVAWLIAASSPLLPGELGVRLPFLVAGAATVVFAALLAGELSEDRRAPLLAALLAATQPMMSLLGGLALPDAPAAAAYTAALWLFARARRWRWLAAGAAVGLALLAKYTAALLAPALLLLVLWDRELRRDLRQAWPWLAALLAVAIFAPCLAWNARHDFVSIAFQLGHGFGAGATPRSVLEFALGQLAGAGPVPLVLGGLALLRARTSAARRVAVAVLLPLAVCAAAALRGRVEANWPALVYPALAAAAGAALAPARPLARGALVGGSVALGVALLALFGAEQAHPQLLAGTPAVERFHGWRALADEARRLAAGPCAALGCPEGQPFLFTTNYQYAAELAFYGGFRRLGPAVERRSQLDLWDDRPAPGEPFLYVGLDGVSPAFRAAFGGAGEQPTQRASIALAGVHLRDLTVTPFARFGGEALER, encoded by the coding sequence GTGCTCCGGGCCCGCCGCCGCGTCCTCCTCGCTGCCTCCGCGCTCGCCCTCGGCGCGCTGGCGGCGCGCGCGCTCGCCTTCGCGCCCACCGAGCTCTACTCGGACGAGGCGTACTACTGGCTGTGGTCGCTGCGGCCCGCGCCCGGTTACTTCGACCACCCGCCGCTCGTCGCCTGGCTCATCGCCGCGTCCTCGCCGCTCCTGCCGGGGGAGCTGGGCGTCCGGCTGCCGTTCCTGGTCGCGGGCGCGGCCACGGTGGTGTTCGCCGCGCTGCTCGCGGGGGAGCTCTCCGAGGATCGTCGGGCGCCCCTGCTCGCCGCGCTGCTGGCCGCCACCCAGCCCATGATGAGCCTCCTGGGCGGGCTGGCGCTCCCGGACGCCCCCGCCGCCGCCGCCTACACCGCCGCGCTCTGGCTCTTCGCGCGGGCGCGCCGGTGGCGCTGGCTCGCGGCCGGCGCCGCGGTCGGCCTGGCGCTCCTCGCCAAGTACACGGCGGCGCTGCTCGCGCCGGCGCTGCTCCTCCTCGTCCTCTGGGACCGCGAGCTGCGGCGCGACCTCCGGCAGGCCTGGCCGTGGCTGGCGGCGCTGCTGGCGGTCGCCATCTTCGCGCCGTGCCTGGCCTGGAACGCGCGGCACGACTTCGTGTCGATCGCCTTCCAGCTCGGCCACGGCTTCGGCGCCGGCGCCACCCCGCGCTCGGTCCTGGAGTTCGCGCTGGGCCAGCTCGCCGGCGCCGGGCCGGTGCCGCTCGTCCTCGGGGGGCTCGCGCTCCTCCGGGCGCGCACCTCGGCCGCGCGGCGGGTGGCGGTCGCGGTGCTCCTGCCGCTCGCGGTCTGCGCGGCCGCCGCGCTGCGCGGCCGGGTCGAGGCGAACTGGCCGGCGCTCGTCTACCCCGCGCTGGCGGCCGCCGCGGGGGCCGCCCTCGCCCCGGCGCGGCCGCTCGCGCGCGGCGCGCTGGTGGGCGGCTCGGTCGCGCTGGGCGTCGCGCTGCTCGCGCTGTTCGGGGCCGAGCAGGCGCACCCGCAGCTGCTCGCCGGGACGCCCGCCGTCGAGCGCTTCCACGGCTGGCGCGCGCTGGCCGACGAGGCGCGGCGCCTGGCGGCGGGCCCGTGCGCGGCGCTCGGCTGCCCGGAGGGGCAACCGTTCCTGTTCACGACCAACTACCAGTACGCGGCGGAGCTCGCCTTCTACGGCGGCTTCCGGCGGCTCGGCCCCGCCGTCGAGCGCCGTTCCCAGCTCGACCTGTGGGACGACCGGCCCGCGCCGGGCGAGCCGTTCCTGTACGTCGGGCTGGACGGGGTGAGCCCCGCCTTCCGCGCCGCGTTCGGTGGGGCGGGCGAGCAGCCGACCCAGCGCGCCAGCATCGCGCTGGCGGGCGTGCACCTGCGCGACCTGACGGTGACCCCGTTCGCCCGCTTTGGCGGCGAGGCCCTGGAGCGTTAG